In Spinacia oleracea cultivar Varoflay chromosome 5, BTI_SOV_V1, whole genome shotgun sequence, a single window of DNA contains:
- the LOC110805058 gene encoding F-box protein SKIP23-like, producing MDREPWSALPQELVVSIAERLERRTYMMQFRAVCRAWRNSIPLSMLTSINYLSPLLPFKGTNHSSVLVANSVFLLQSTVNGIRRPWLISVEELNPGKLYIRAPLSRVVTKGLNSGFPENLGSSDFQELGRFYTLRKVDRPDQDMFSEKRLTEYDNKVVLFVDPVHESCPTIDDCTVVELYDQITYLSVTRLKDGETKQVCFRGSEFDDLVNFKGKVYAVDHKGSVFSMDYHSLKLLCVSETLSGSSRSNYKKRLAVSGGELYLVLRRCQISDHDAAFKVFKLNEENEKWDELVEGIGDDRILFVTFDGCFFAFVKDFPGWKGNCIVFRRGSFPAYSGIRNFDCKIFESWKLHLDVAVFHFEDGDCRPLETYPGYSHVFFP from the coding sequence ATGGACCGTGAACCGTGGTCGGCATTGCCACAGGAGCTGGTAGTATCCATTGCAGAAAGGCTAGAGAGGAGAACATACATGATGCAGTTCCGGGCCGTCTGTCGGGCTTGGCGTAATTCAATCCCTTTATCTATGCTCACTTCAATCAACTACTTGTCTCCTCTGTTACCCTTCAAAGGTACGAATCATTCTTCAGTTTTAGTGGCAAACTCTGTTTTTCTTCTGCAATCAACTGTCAATGGTATTCGCCGACCTTGGTTGATCTCTGTTGAGGAGCTTAACCCTGGTAAACTCTATATCAGAGCACCCCTTTCTCGAGTTGTTACTAAAGGTTTGAATTCTGGTTTCCCAGAAAATTTGGGTTCGTCTGATTTTCAAGAACTGGGTAGATTCTATACTCTTAGAAAGGTGGATAGACCTGATCAAGATATGTTCTCTGAGAAACGATTAACTGAATATGATAATAAGGTGGTTTTGTTTGTGGATCCGGTTCATGAATCTTGTCCCACCATTGATGATTGTACTGTGGTAGAGTTGTATGATCAGATCACTTATTTATCTGTAACAAGGCTTAAAGATGGGGAAACGAAGCAAGTTTGTTTCAGAGGGAGTGAGTTTGACGATTTAGTGAATTTTAAAGGAAAGGTTTATGCAGTTGATCATAAAGGTAGTGTCTTTTCCATGGATTATCATTCGCTAAAGTTGTTGTGTGTTAGTGAAACACTTTCTGGTAGTTCGAGAAGCAATTACAAGAAACGATTAGCTGTATCAGGTGGAGAACTGTATTTGGTTTTGAGACGGTGTCAGATAAGTGATCATGATGCAGcttttaaggtttttaagctGAATGAAGAGAACGAGAAATGGGATGAACTTGTTGAAGGTATAGGTGATGATAGGATACTGTTTGTGACTTTtgatgggtgtttctttgcgtTTGTTAAGGATTTTCCgggttggaaagggaattgtattGTATTTCGTAGAGGTAGTTTTCCTGCGTATTCTGGTATCAGAAACTTTGACTGTAAAATCTTTGAGAGTTGGAAACTTCATCTTGATGTTGCTGTTTTTCATTTCGAGGATGGTGATTGTAGGCCTTTAGAAACTTATCCAGGATATTCTCATGTTTTCTTCCCCTAA
- the LOC110805049 gene encoding uncharacterized protein: protein MKIILLSHNNNVDIIFSLDKIGNLVCFELGSGQRRSINIVNLKGKVCAIDRFGKAYLINGCESSMMSTVISWPIPTGYNEGSERHKLLVESFGELYLIHRPYGDYFQVYNLDFEEKVWNKVDSFRDRILLVTFDNCFFVDSESLPGFGGNYIMFPKNRFPTYHSGWCYPDDLVFLKANKYLEIAVVYLHEGVFPGRVISSYPGLSDFFWPPPSWAKPGFPSFARILSGLYEKVKERAPRKLRYVSYLFA, encoded by the exons ATGAAGATTATTTTACTGTCTCACAACAATAATGTAGATATAATATTTTCCCTTGATAAAATTGGGAATTTGGTCTGTTTTGAACTAGGGAGTGGACAACGAAGAAGTATAAACATTGTAAATTTAAAAGGGAAAGTTTGTGCTATTGATCGTTTCGGAAAAGCTTATCTAATTAATGGTTGTGAATCAAGTATGATGAGTACTGTCATATCTTGGCCAATCCCAACAGGTTATAACGAGGGAAGTGAACGGCATAAGCTTTTGGTGGAGTCGTTTGGGGAACTGTATTTGATTCATCGGCCATACGGAGATTATTTCCAGGTTTACAACCTTGATTTTGAGGAGAAAGTGTGGAATAAGGTTGATAGTTTTAGAGATAGAATACTGTTAGTTACCTTTGATAATTGCTTCTTTGTTGATTCTGAAAGTTTACCTGGGTTTGGAGGGAATTATATTATGTTCCCTAAGAATCGTTTCCCTACCTACCATTCTGGATGGTGTTATCCTGATGATTTAGTGTTTCTAAAAGCAAATAAGTACCTTGAGATTGCTGTAGTCTATTTACATGAAGGTGTTTTTCCGGGTCGGGTTATATCATCTTACCCGGGCTTGTCTGATTTTTTCTGGCCACCTCCTTCTTGGGCTAAACCTGGTTTTCCCTCCTTTGCTAG AATTTTATCTGGATTATACGAGAAGGTGAAAGAGAGAGCCCCTCGTAAGCTCAGATATGTCTCCTACCTCTTTGCATGA
- the LOC110805050 gene encoding F-box protein SKIP23 yields the protein MKIHHRRRVPWSELPLELLIAIAERLETRADILHFRRVCKTWRSSSPLSLLTSKNILSPLFPHNMGGNKVLVATSIFLVRSAVNPKLSPWLVTVEESNPGKLCIRVPLSRLIAENLPEDFPEDLNLSQFNVSELARFYTYKIVDKNSDDCSSDCAVKYYDDPVLKPPLSNKVVLFVNPNCNTSSPKAGDCALVELSNHGVARIEIGENHDEFIRWGKFVFEGRRSKFVDIVNYKGRIYALDCFGRLWSLDYHSLKMLSIVKEVLIDCMGSDTKKRLAVSCGELYFVYTRQVSIGFQTFKVYKLNEEEKKWDMLEGIGNDRILFVTFDGCFFASAKDFPRWRGNCIVSPKDSFYRYLSNTFSSYDKVSDYIIVYHFEGGGRGPTMSPIDSCPSYSEVLWPPPSWLWTNACLVTCEEKDGKDGQEKEDGEDEVEEDGEDEVEEDGEDEVEEDGEKLNSDSPSQIAPDLISEEEMSPNNVQVTKGTQNVLENVAHEEFKNQANVDSAPAVNSPLKCFEKDISQSKFLGVDVSSHLVPILQKIWTKHGNITEGHVVTSNYLLTWALESLAKIIIILQSDPGRSLDDSQAKYLKSTIRDLQLMGFKLDWLVPFVEKALLLHKNKVIMELEMAKSKLQTELREVEGKLAEQGELAPESQLVSASLYLKDVLS from the exons atgaaaatccACCATCGCCGGCGAGTTCCCTGGTCGGAATTACCGTTGGAACTGCTAATCGCCATCGCAGAACGTCTTGAAACCCGAGCTGACATTCTCCATTTCCGGCGAGTCTGCAAAACATGGCGATCATCCTCCCCTCTTTCACTGCTCACCTCAAAAAACATCTTATCGCCTCTCTTCCCACACAATATGGGTGGCAACAAAGTGTTAGTGGCAACTTCCATATTTCTGGTTCGTTCAGCTGTCAATCCCAAGCTCTCACCATGGTTAGTCACCGTTGAGGAGTCAAACCCAGGTAAACTCTGCATTAGAGTACCCCTTTCTCGTTTAATTGCTGAAAATTTGCCTGAAGATTTTCCTGAAGATTTGAATTTATCTCAATTTAACGTTTCGGAATTGGCTAGGTTTTATACTTATAAGATTGTGGATAAGAATTCCGACGACTGTAGTAGCGATTGTGCTGTCAAGTATTATGATGATCCAGTCCTAAAGCCCCCTTTAAGTAATAAGGTAGTTTTGTTTGTGAATCCGAATTGCAACACTTCGTCCCCGAAAGCTGGTGATTGTGCTCTTGTAGAGTTGTCTAATCATGGTGTTGCAAGGATTGAAATTGGGGAAAATCATGATGAATTTATACGGTGGGGCAAGTTTGTTTTTGAGGGAAGGCGGAGCAAGTTTGTTGATATTGTTAATTACAAGGGGAGGATCTATGCACTTGATTGTTTTGGTAGGCTGTGGTCATTGGATTATCATTCGTTAAAGATGTTGAGCATTGTAAAGGAAGTGTTGATTGATTGTATGGGAAGCGATACCAAGAAACGGTTGGCTGTATCTTGTGGTGAATTGTATTTTGTCTATACTAGACAAGTTAGCATTGGATTTCAAACCTTTAAGGTTTATAAGCTCAATGAGGAGGAAAAGAAATGGGATATGTTAGAAGGTATAGGTAATGATAGGATATTGTTTGTTACTTTTGATGGTTGCTTTTTTGCCTCGGCCAAGGATTTTCCAAGGTGGAGAGGCAATTGCATTGTATCACCGAAAGATAGTTTCTATCGATATCTTTCTAACACGTTCTCAAGTTATGACAAGGTGTccgattatattattgtttaTCACTTTGAGGGAGGTGGTCGTGGTCCTACTATGTCCCCTATAGATTCTTGTCCAAGCTATTCCGAGGTCTTATGGCCACCCCCTTCATGGCTTTGGACAAATGCTTGTTTGGTCACATG TGAAGAAAAAGATGGAAAAGATGGTCAAGAAAAAGAAGACGGAGAAGATGAAGTAGAAGAAGATGGAGAAGATGAAGTAGAAGAAGACGGAGAAGATGAAGTAGAAGAAGACGGAGAAAAGTTGAACAGCGACTCCCCTAGTCAAATTGCTCCAGATCTCATCTCGGAGGAGGAGATGTCCCCCAACAATGTGCAGGTTACCAAGGGCACTCAAAATGTTCTAGAGAACGTTGCTCATGAAG AGTTCAAGAATCAAGCCAATGTTGATTCAGCTCCAGCAGTGAATTCTCCTCTTAAG TGTTTTGAAAAGGATATCTCACAATCAAAATTCCTAGGAGTTGATGTAAGCTCTCATTTGGTCCCGATATTGCAGAAGATTTGGACTAAGCATGGAAACATAACGGAGGGGCATGTAGTCACCAGTAATTACCTCCTTACTTGGGCCTTAGAATCTCTTGCAAAGATAATTATCATTCTTCAAAGTGACCCAGGGAGGTCCTTAGATGACTCCCAAGCTAAATATTTGAAGTCAACAATACGTGACCTTCAGTTAATGGGATTTAAACTAGACTGGCTAGTCCCTTTTgtagaaaaggctttgttgctTCACAAAAACAAGGTTATCATGGAGCTTGAGATGGCAAAATCCAAGCTCCAAACAGAATTGCGCGAAGTTGAAGGAAAATTGGCCGAACAAGGAGAGCTTGCCCCGGAGAGCCAATTGGTCTCGGCTTCACTATATTTGAAAGATGTGCTTAGCTGA
- the LOC110805051 gene encoding uncharacterized protein — MLEEEREFGDQNTISLHKCSSKCVPKELSALATVSPLQLHESVTAMQRFKGTNVGSNLVSQFQNPTVVDMETLSDICFCTKEKFHGVDVSSHMIPILQKIWDKHGNIIQGHVLHSDSFLTCTLESLAKIIIILQSDSGKSLNDSQAKYLNSTLLDLRSMHLKLEWLVPFVEKALVLHKEKITMELEMVESELEAELCEVKRRLVEQRKLVSESQLVSTPFDVKDVLSKGHIHFIQGCSSNI; from the exons ATGttggaagaggagagag AGTTTGGGGATCAGAACACAATTTCTTTACACAAATGTTCGTCCAAATG TGTTCCCAAAGAACTTTCTGCTCTAGCTACTGTTTCTCCGCTTCAGCTCCACGAAAGTGTCACTGCAATGCAGAGATTTAAAGGAACAAATGTCGGTTCTAATCTAGTATCTCAGTTCCAAAATCCAACAGTAGTTGATATGGAAACTCTTTCAGACATCTGTTTTTGTACTAAG GAAAAGTTCCATGGAGTTGATGTGAGCTCACACATGATCCCAATTTTGCAGAAGATCTGGGATAAGCATGGAAACATAATTCAAGGGCATGTTCTACACAGTGACAGCTTCCTTACATGTACCTTAGAGTCTTTGGCAAAGATAATAATTATTCTTCAAAGTGACTCAGGGAAGTCATTGAATGACTCTCAAGCTAAATACCTAAATTCAACCCTACTTGACCTTCGATCGATGCATTTAAAACTAGAATGGCTAGTTCCCTTTGTAGAAAAGGCTTTGGTGCTTCACAAAGAAAAGATTACTATGGAACTTGAGATGGTGGAATCCGAGCTCGAAGCAGAGTTGTGTGAAGTGAAAAGAAGATTGGTTGAGCAAAGAAAGCTTGTTTCAGAGAGTCAATTGGTTTCAACTCCATTTGATGTGAAAGATGTGCTTAGCAAAGGCCACATTCATTTCATTCAAGGTTGCTCATCCAATATATag
- the LOC110805052 gene encoding fasciclin-like arabinogalactan protein 21 has protein sequence MATTTAAIIFFSLLVTISATITSAIHLNFTTFNIAPTPSPISQPPLPSLSDLPQPPPTHLQDSPQQQQFNSIIDSIVGAGDFSNWANLLAQADPSLFPLTATLFVPEDGAFLPGNAPPPATSGNSIDALLFPYHIVPRRFTFAELRQFPCGARLPTLLPGKTLLITNTSASNYTINGVLIGHPDLFQSSIVAVHGIKNVLDYEIFGEDAASPGNSVALPENTPDTILSSPLPELKQNPRRPENEVSSAAKAQGEMYMDDVGTILGIVSWPVLIFLLLAIL, from the coding sequence ATGGCTACTACCACCGCCGCAAtaatctttttctctctcctggtCACAATTTCCGCCACCATTACTTCCGCCATTCACCTCAATTTTACCACCTTCAACATCGCCCCAACCCCATCTCCCATCTCACAACCACCACTTCCTTCACTCTCCGACCTCCCACAACCACCGCCGACTCACCTCCAAGATTCACCGCAGCAACAACAATTCAACTCCATTATCGACTCAATTGTCGGCGCCGGCGACTTCAGCAACTGGGCTAACCTTCTTGCTCAGGCGGACCCGTCTCTTTTCCCTCTCACCGCCACCTTGTTCGTTCCAGAAGACGGCGCTTTTCTTCCCGGAAACGCCCCTCCTCCAGCCACCTCCGGCAATTCCATCGACGCACTTCTCTTCCCTTACCACATCGTTCCTCGGAGGTTCACTTTCGCCGAACTCCGGCAGTTTCCATGTGGGGCCCGCCTCCCTACTCTCCTCCCCGGGAAAACCCTCCTGATAACTAACACTTCTGCCAGCAACTACACCATAAACGGAGTCCTAATCGGGCACCCGGATCTCTTTCAAAGCTCCATCGTTGCCGTTCATGGAATCAAGAATGTTCTTGATTATGAGATATTCGGTGAAGATGCTGCCTCGCCGGGAAATTCTGTTGCCTTGCCGGAAAATACGCCAGACACAATCCTCTCCTCTCCATTACCTGAGTTGAAACAGAATCCAAGAAGGCCAGAAAACGAGGTGAGCTCGGCTGCTAAGGCTCAAGGAGAGATGTATATGGATGATGTTGGTACTATTCTGGGTATTGTTTCTTGGCCTGTATTGATCTTTTTACTACTTGCAATCTTGTAG
- the LOC110805054 gene encoding uncharacterized protein translates to MNFLKDKDVTLRLVCFTWTRIVVRYPSLSELFWPPPSWLCPDSYPYPCEEEDELIDSSSQTETSSEDEEIAADEFICESDEDCIDLFPATRAPLEISENSSMKKFQGVDVRSDFFPYLRKIWKMHDFFEDHAVRSNGLLTWALESLAKMMIILQNNMGKGKGKSPLNESQAEYLTSTLVDLQSMQFRLDWLVPIVEKALSRYKSKEPGDIVMELQVERYRLLGKLHQVEGKLADQKRVAAQSQCSVRH, encoded by the exons ATGAACTTTTTGAAGGACAAAGACGTCACTTTACGATTGGTGTGTTTTACTTGGACGAGAATCGTTGTAAGATACCCAAGCCTCTCAGAGTTGTTCTGGCCCCCTCCTTCTTGGCTCTGCCCTGATTCATACCCCTACCCCTG TGAAGAGGAAGATGAGCTTATTGATTCCTCTAGCCAAACTGAAACCAGTTCGGAAGATGAGGAAATAGCAGCAGACG AGTTCATTTGTGAGAGCGATGAAGATTGTATTGACTTATTTCCTGCCACTAGAGCTCCTCTTGAG ATTTCAGAAAACTCTTCGATGAAGAAATTCCAAGGAGTGGATGTAAGGTCAGATTTTTTCCCATATTTGAGGAAGATATGGAAGATGCATGATTTTTTTGAAGATCATGCAGTCCGAAGTAATGGCCTTCTTACATGGGCATTAGAATCGTTGGCAAAGATGATGATTATACTTCAAAACAACATGGGCAAAGGAAAGGGGAAGTCTCCATTGAATGAATCCCAGGCTGAATATCTAACCTCCACACTAGTTGATCTTCAATCAATGCAATTCAGATTAGATTGGTTGGTTCCAATTGTCGAGAAGGCTTTGTCTCGTTACAAAAGCAAGGAACCGGGTGATATAGTGATGGAGCTTCAAGTAGAGAGATACAGGCTGCTTGGTAAACTGCATCAAGTGGAAGGAAAGTTGGCTGACCAGAAAAGAGTTGCAGCTCAGTCTCAATGCTCTGTACGccattag
- the LOC130459112 gene encoding F-box protein SKIP23-like, which yields MRWRMENWSHLAEDEELLAEIVDHIDCQLNLCKFRSVCRSWRSSCRITSHLLFPTLPLQIPTCDYRSRSLLGCENRLKFLVGSVVYLIQPLNQIPENPPKFWVVCLEELNPGLLKFRHPLTKTPIENLPKEIPKSLNSLHFRVSLIGKGFKFCFSNGNEDLLDNRHFDQGFRNWSNFPTKTKVVLFNESELSGIYDYSFVVLMLDLGGVLGVIRLGEWRYMSNNNGVHFDDIVNFKGKVCAMDRKGVVYVIDGRESRVMTAITQPVCAGDASDRRKLLVESNGKLYMIVRECYKFRVYKLNERQQKWDEVNSLEDRILFVTLMGAILWKQVIL from the coding sequence ATGCGGTGGCGGATGGAAAATTGGTCGCATCTCGCCGAAGACGAAGAACTACTTGCCGAAATCGTGGATCACATCGACTGCCAATTAAACCTCTGCAAATTCCGATCAGTGTGCAGGAGTTGGCGTTCTTCTTGCCGCATTACATCCCACCTCTTATTTCCCACTCTCCCTCTTCAAATCCCAACTTGTGATTACCGGTCCAGATCATTATTGGGTTGTGAAAATCGTCTTAAGTTCTTGGTTGGCAGCGTTGTTTATCTAATTCAACCTCTCAATCAAATACCCGAAAATCCCCCAAAATTCTGGGTTGTTTGTCTTGAAGAATTAAACCCAGGTTTGTTAAAATTTCGTCACCCTCTTACTAAAACCCCTATTGAAAATCTTCCAAAGGAAATTCCCAAATCGTTGAACTCGTTGCATTTTCGTGTTTCGCTTATTGGGAAGGGTTTTAAATTTTGCTTCTCAAATGGCAATGAGGATCTTCTTGATAACAGGCATTTTGATCAGGGGTTTCGTAATTGGAGTAATTTTCCCACTAAAACTAAAGTGGTTTTGTTTAATGAGAGTGAATTGTCGGGTATTTATGATTATTCATTTGTGGTATTGATGCTTGATCTCGGGGGAGTATTGGGTGTTATAAGACTAGGAGAGTGGCGTTACATGAGTAATAACAATGGTGTTCATTTCGACGACATTGTAAATTTCAAGGGGAAAGTTTGTGCTATGGATCGTAAAGGAGTAGTTTATGTTATTGATGGCCGTGAATCGAGGGTGATGACCGCCATAACCCAGCCTGTTTGTGCCGGTGATGCTAGTGATAGGCGTAAGCTATTGGTGGAATCTAATGGGAAGTTGTACATGATTGTTAGAGAGTGTTACAAGTTCCGGGTTTATAAGTTGAATGAAAGACAGCAAAAGTGGGATGAGGTAAATAGTTTGGAAGATAGAATTTTATTTGTGACTTTGATGGGTGCTATTTTGTGGAAGCAAGTGATTTTGTAG
- the LOC110805055 gene encoding probable serine/threonine-protein kinase WNK11 yields the protein MGSNSRVNDIDDIEVVERDPTGRYVRYDEILGEEGAIKTVYKGFDEVNGIEIAWTKIEISEKILKLQEQFQSVCSEVDRLKSLKHENIMRYYHSWVDNDDEKKMTVNIVTELSTSGNMSQYRKKHNLIDKKAIKNWARQILKGLHYLHSHNPPIIHRGLNCDSIFVNGYSGKVKIGDLGLSTMLQQVETGRAVGESPAFMAPELFGEDHNQLVDIYSFGMCLLQMVTRVLPYSECSNQGQIYEKVVSGIKPDVLSKVTDPVVKEFIEKCLGPASTRPSAMELLNDPFLAPSDSGSSPRSECVSSLLSRTSSHVASSPTPAASEESLKGMIIENKFKLQGKMEDSESISMNLRINGKRIKFMYFVKTDTSESVVEEMVDKLELTAEDAEVITVLIEDLVRELVPVVSNSCSLADSENSDKISSSYSPWTDVSSQHSMTAESVSVKNQDTKLVYSNGGINHTSMNGFSSSTQQEKQVTEDIRRGDRKCSVKVAKVPSRSLRKLLCFCGNRF from the coding sequence ATGGGTTCGAATTCACGAGTAAACGACATTGATGATATTGAGGTTGTCGAGAGAGACCCGACAGGACGTTACGTAAGGTACGATGAGATCTTAGGAGAAGAAGGTGCCATTAAAACAGTTTACAAAGGGTTTGATGAAGTTAACGGTATAGAAATTGCTTGGACTAAAATCGAGATATcagaaaaaatattaaagttacAAGAACAGTTTCAGAGTGTGTGTTCAGAAGTCGATCGTTTGAAATCTTTGAAGCATGAAAACATCATGAGGTATTATCATTCATGGGTCGATAACGACGACGAGAAGAAGATGACCGTTAATATAGTTACTGAACTCTCAACCTCTGGGAATATGAGTCAGTACCGCAAGAAACACAATCTTATTGATAAAAAGGCGATCAAGAATTGGGCTAGACAGATTTTAAAAGGGCTTCATTATCTTCATTCTCATAATCCTCCAATTATTCATCGAGGTCTCAACTGTGATAGCATCTTTGTTAATGGGTATTCGGGTAAGGTTAAAATTGGAGATCTTGGACTTTCGACGATGCTTCAACAAGTCGAAACGGGTCGGGCTGTTGGTGAATCACCCGCATTCATGGCACCGGAGCTTTTTGGTGAAGATCATAATCAGTTGGTGGATATTTATTCTTTTGGGATGTGTTTGTTGCAGATGGTTACCCGGGTTTTACCGTATAGTGAATGCAGTAACCAGGGTCAGATTTATGAGAAGGTTGTGTCGGGTATTAAGCCTGATGTTCTTAGCAAAGTAACCGACCCGGTTGTGAAGGAGTTCATTGAGAAGTGTTTGGGTCCTGCTTCAACAAGACCCTCAGCAATGGAACTCTTGAATGACCCGTTTCTTGCACCGAGTGATTCTGGATCGTCTCCAAGATCTGAATGTGTGAGTTCATTGCTTTCTAGAACATCTAGTCATGTGGCTAGCTCACCTACACCTGCTGCTTCTGAGGAATCATTAAAGGGGATGATTATTGAAAATAAGTTCAAGTTACAAGGGAAGATGGAGGATAGTGAGTCAATATCCATGAACTTACGGATTAATGGTAAAAGGATTAAATTTATGTACTTTGTTAAAACAGATACAAGTGAGTCTGTTGTAGAAGAGATGGTGGATAAACTCGAGTTGACAGCAGAAGATGCAGAAGTTATTACAGTGCTAATTGAAGACTTGGTTAGGGAACTTGTACCTGTTGTTAGTAATAGTTGCAGTCTTGCAGACTCAGAAAATTCTGACAAGATATCTTCATCATATTCACCATGGACTGATGTCAGTTCACAACACAGTATGACTGCAGAATCTGTCAGTGTTAAAAACCAGGATACCAAACTAGTATACTCAAATGGTGGAATTAATCATACAAGTATGAATGGCTTTTCTTCTTCAACACAGCAAGAGAAGCAAGTTACAGAAGATATTAGAAGAGGTGACAGAAAATGCAGTGTAAAGGTAGCAAAGGTACCATCTAGGTCCTTGAGAAAGCTGTTGTGTTTTTGTGGGAACAGATTCTAG